A section of the Rhizobium sp. SSA_523 genome encodes:
- a CDS encoding rhodanese-related sulfurtransferase has product MTDTLTASRTGTSAGTYLVAALYHFARLERFASLRDPLQALCDEQGVKGTLLLAREGINGTIAGSDAGIATVLAYLRAQPEFSALEHKESRASKMPFLRMKVRLKKEIVTMGVEDIDPNRIVGTYVEPKDWNALISDPETIVIDTRNDYETAIGIFKGAIDPKTKTFREFPDWVKNNGGLHNKPKIAMYCTGGIRCEKATAFMKEQGFEDVYHLKGGILKYLETVPEEESLWEGACFVFDERVSVTHGLKEGDHRLCHACREPLTPEDRAAPTFEEGVSCPHCFDSRTEEDRERYRQRQRQIELARKRGAKHLGS; this is encoded by the coding sequence ATGACCGACACCCTCACCGCTTCCCGCACCGGCACTTCGGCCGGCACCTATCTTGTGGCCGCGCTCTATCATTTCGCCCGGCTGGAGCGTTTTGCAAGCCTGCGCGATCCGCTGCAGGCGCTCTGCGACGAACAGGGCGTGAAGGGGACGCTTCTCCTCGCCCGTGAGGGCATCAACGGCACGATTGCCGGTTCTGATGCCGGAATTGCCACTGTTCTCGCCTATCTGCGGGCGCAGCCGGAATTTTCCGCTCTCGAACACAAGGAGAGCCGGGCGTCGAAAATGCCCTTCCTGCGGATGAAAGTGCGCCTGAAGAAGGAGATCGTGACCATGGGGGTCGAGGATATCGATCCCAACCGCATCGTCGGCACCTATGTCGAGCCGAAGGACTGGAACGCCCTGATTTCGGATCCTGAAACCATCGTGATCGACACCCGCAACGATTACGAGACGGCCATCGGCATCTTCAAGGGCGCGATCGATCCGAAGACCAAGACCTTTCGCGAATTCCCCGATTGGGTGAAGAACAATGGCGGGCTGCACAACAAGCCGAAAATCGCCATGTATTGCACCGGCGGCATTCGCTGCGAGAAGGCGACCGCCTTCATGAAGGAACAGGGTTTCGAGGATGTCTATCACCTGAAGGGTGGCATCCTGAAATATCTCGAGACGGTGCCGGAAGAAGAGAGCCTGTGGGAGGGCGCCTGCTTCGTCTTCGACGAACGCGTATCGGTGACGCACGGCCTGAAGGAGGGCGATCATCGCCTCTGTCATGCCTGCCGCGAACCGCTGACACCGGAGGATCGCGCAGCGCCGACCTTCGAGGAAGGGGTCTCATGCCCTCATTGCTTCGACAGCCGCACCGAAGAGGATCGTGAGCGCTACCGCCAGCGCCAGCGCCAGATCGAACTGGCCCGGAAGCGGGGCGCCAAGCACCTCGGCTCCTGA
- a CDS encoding bifunctional diguanylate cyclase/phosphodiesterase: MVLIFAAVMVCVCAMVFTALDRVGHYANELDESRSREAVSGALFTFREQLSATLHDYAAWDDAADNAYRTRDVSWLDRNFGDTTAENSLFDVSVILDHSGRPVSAYSEGKKLTASLEGYVTPDVWTLFDSVRSGSGKDSMEAAGFVTTSKGIAAVAVGLIRLRSDERAAALAESRYVIFFRHLSEVTISRLSKAYVLSGLVLLPTSELASHLVPILSPTDRVIAGLSWLPRSPGDASLAQVRPLVWCAVAMIAIYMLLLFVSGNQALARLSADETAALKLAMTDRLSGLANRAGLFAGLSDLVERARTERKDVALLYLDLDGFKEVNDAYGHATGDVLIRSVSAGLRVLAGPDRVLARLGGDEFAIAFVGHDVHKAAAELCEAILDFLGEPFTMGERVAVIGCSIGLSVTKKGVVPSEELIRRADMAMYCSKEEGRGRWTLYDPSMDEEREERNLLEIDLRAAIDAQEITVVFQPIIDAKSLTIHGVEALARWNRHGVGPVSPDIFIPIAESTGLIDLLGLCVLRSACAALSAWPDLALSVNVSPGQFRDPAFVGRVAEVLKESDISPSRLTLELTETYFIQNPARARRTLELLRQTGVKVALDDFGAGFSSVGYLRQFGFDRIKLDRSLVEEVAHSGRALETLRATVALARSLDLPVTAEGVETEAQAHQLRHAGCDRLQGYLFGRPMDIEGIDALRYAGPLMSLPQSA; encoded by the coding sequence ATGTCAGCTGGCTGGACCGCAATTTCGGCGATACGACGGCCGAAAACAGCCTGTTCGACGTCTCCGTCATCCTCGATCATTCCGGTCGCCCCGTCTCCGCCTATTCCGAGGGGAAAAAGCTCACCGCATCGCTGGAAGGCTATGTGACGCCCGATGTCTGGACGCTGTTCGACAGCGTGCGGTCGGGATCCGGCAAGGATAGCATGGAAGCGGCGGGCTTCGTCACGACATCCAAGGGCATAGCCGCGGTGGCCGTCGGGCTGATCCGCTTGCGGTCGGACGAACGGGCGGCGGCCCTGGCGGAAAGCCGCTATGTCATCTTCTTCCGGCATCTGTCTGAGGTCACGATCTCGCGCCTGTCCAAGGCCTATGTCCTGTCCGGCCTGGTTCTCCTGCCGACATCCGAACTGGCCTCGCATCTGGTGCCGATTTTGAGCCCCACCGACCGCGTCATCGCCGGCCTGTCCTGGCTGCCGCGTTCGCCGGGCGATGCAAGCCTCGCGCAGGTGCGCCCGCTCGTCTGGTGCGCCGTCGCCATGATCGCCATCTACATGCTGCTTCTCTTCGTCAGCGGCAATCAGGCGCTGGCCCGCCTCAGCGCCGACGAGACGGCAGCGCTGAAGCTGGCGATGACCGATCGACTGAGCGGGCTTGCCAACCGCGCCGGCCTGTTTGCCGGATTGAGCGATCTGGTGGAGCGGGCGCGGACAGAGCGCAAGGATGTGGCACTCCTCTATCTGGATCTCGACGGGTTCAAGGAGGTCAACGATGCCTATGGCCATGCCACCGGCGATGTGCTGATCCGCAGCGTCTCGGCGGGCCTGCGGGTGCTTGCAGGACCCGACCGGGTCCTCGCGCGGCTGGGCGGCGACGAATTCGCCATCGCCTTTGTCGGGCACGACGTGCACAAAGCCGCGGCCGAACTGTGCGAGGCCATTCTCGATTTCCTCGGCGAGCCCTTCACGATGGGCGAACGCGTGGCGGTGATCGGCTGCAGCATCGGCCTGTCCGTCACCAAGAAGGGCGTGGTTCCGAGCGAGGAACTGATCCGCCGGGCCGACATGGCCATGTATTGCTCCAAGGAGGAGGGGCGGGGTCGCTGGACCCTTTACGATCCGTCGATGGACGAGGAGCGCGAGGAGCGCAATCTGCTCGAGATCGATCTGCGGGCAGCCATCGACGCGCAGGAGATCACCGTCGTCTTCCAGCCCATCATCGATGCGAAGAGCCTTACGATCCACGGCGTCGAGGCGCTGGCCCGCTGGAACCGCCACGGGGTCGGCCCGGTCTCACCCGATATTTTCATTCCGATCGCGGAGAGCACCGGCCTGATCGATCTGCTCGGGCTTTGCGTGCTGCGCTCGGCCTGCGCAGCATTGAGCGCCTGGCCGGATCTGGCGCTTTCCGTCAACGTCTCGCCCGGCCAGTTCCGCGATCCGGCCTTTGTCGGCCGGGTTGCCGAAGTCTTAAAGGAAAGCGACATCTCGCCCTCGCGGCTGACGCTCGAGCTGACGGAGACCTACTTCATCCAGAACCCGGCGCGGGCGCGCCGGACGCTGGAACTCTTGCGGCAGACCGGCGTCAAAGTGGCGCTTGACGATTTCGGCGCCGGCTTTTCCAGCGTCGGCTATCTGCGCCAGTTCGGCTTCGATCGCATCAAGCTCGATCGCTCGCTGGTGGAGGAGGTGGCGCATAGCGGCCGGGCGCTCGAAACCCTGCGTGCCACCGTTGCACTGGCCCGCTCGCTGGACCTTCCGGTGACGGCCGAGGGGGTGGAGACCGAAGCCCAGGCCCATCAGTTGCGCCACGCCGGCTGCGACAGGCTGCAGGGCTATCTCTTCGGCCGGCCGATGGATATCGAGGGAATAGACGCGCTTCGCTATGCCGGACCGCTGATGAGCCTGCCCCAAAGCGCTTGA